In Actinopolyspora saharensis, the genomic window CTCTCCCTCGGAGTCCAGCGGTTTCGACGTCGACTCACCGTGCCCACCCGCAGGCAGTGCCGGGCTCCGCGGAAACCGAGCCCTCACGACCACGGGAAGAACGGCGCCTGTGACGTCCAATCGGGTGAAGGGTAACCGCCCGGACGCGGTATCGGACCGCTGCCCCGGCCTCGTACGGGTGTGCGGGTGTGCCGGTGGTCCGGATGTTACCCCCGGTGGTCGCCGAACGCCCGGGTTTCGGCGGCGAGCTGTCGCCACCGGACTGCGCCGCCCGTGCGGTCTGCGCTGCGGAACCCGCCGAGCCCGATCCCGGGAGAGCTGCCGAGCTACCGGGACCGTCAGGTCGCCTCCGGGGGGATCCAGATCGGCTGCTCGGGGGAGAGCTCCTGAGCGGAGTCGACCGACACGGCCGCCACCTGGTTGCCGCCGCGACGCTTCGACCGGTACATGGCCATGTCAGCGCGCGCCAGCACCTCGTTGCCGTCCTCCTGGGGCTGCATGGCGACCACGCCGATGGACAGCGTCACCCCCCTGGAAAGGGAACCGGGCAGTCCGCCGACCGCGTGGACCGCGCGCTCCAGGGCGCTTTCGGCGGCCTCCAGCGCCACCCCGGGAAGCAGCACCACGAACTCGTCGCCGCCGTAGCGGGAGACAAGGTCGTCGGAGCGCAGCGTGTCGCTCAGCGTGCGCGCGACCACCCGCAGCACCTCGTCGCCCTCCGCGTGCGAGCGCTGGTCGTTGACCTCCTTGAAGCCGTCCAGATCGACCAGGGCCACCGAGAGCGGCTGGGAGGCGGGCTCGCGCAGCAGGCTCTCCAGCTTCGCGTCCAACGCCCTGCGGTTGGGCAGTCCGGTCAGCGGATCGTGCATGGCCTGGCGAGTTATCGCGTGGTGCTGCCGGTTCAACCGCTGGCGGTCGAGCCGGGCCATCAGGGTGGCGCTGCGCGAGGCGCGCATGGTCCACAGCTCCGACTCCAGCTCCTGGGCGTAGTCCCGGAGCGCGGCGCTGGCGCTCTCCGGGTCCAGCTCGGTCTGCTGGGCGTGTTCGCGCACCAGCGATATCCGCAGGCTCGGCTCGGAGACGTCCCCCGCGGTCTCCTCCTTGATCGCGGACAGCACCTCGTTCGCCGCGTCCCGGTGGCCCGCCGCCCGGTGGCAGCGGAACAGCGCTATCGCCACGATGATCCGCTCCCGCACCGGCAGTTCCTGCTCGGGGGCCGAAACCCGCTCCAGCCGCGCGATGTGCGCGGGGTCGGGCTCGGCGAGAGCGCACGCTGCGACGAGCACGGGCAGCTGCTCGGCGTCCTGCATCCCC contains:
- a CDS encoding GGDEF domain-containing protein, with product MPLRDDVVDAREEAAASLGEMSDAWVVGRARELQVVGQHSDPQRRESTLREADELLAEARRRGNPRMIGQLLCCCVTLRLCTPGLAEQAVPLLDELLTHARRHRLDVLRADAHALRGRLALMDGNEENALNQAAEALVILDDDLVPDATLGRRSWERLLATALIDIGRVLTQLGVYDIADEVMARAHHRIRESGGPYEIATHLINRCRMLLGWGLRLERVGKQDDAHARFDTAAQIALSMDGSSQEGSFPRIPGMQDAEQLPVLVAACALAEPDPAHIARLERVSAPEQELPVRERIIVAIALFRCHRAAGHRDAANEVLSAIKEETAGDVSEPSLRISLVREHAQQTELDPESASAALRDYAQELESELWTMRASRSATLMARLDRQRLNRQHHAITRQAMHDPLTGLPNRRALDAKLESLLREPASQPLSVALVDLDGFKEVNDQRSHAEGDEVLRVVARTLSDTLRSDDLVSRYGGDEFVVLLPGVALEAAESALERAVHAVGGLPGSLSRGVTLSIGVVAMQPQEDGNEVLARADMAMYRSKRRGGNQVAAVSVDSAQELSPEQPIWIPPEAT